In the Erythrolamprus reginae isolate rEryReg1 unplaced genomic scaffold, rEryReg1.hap1 H_18, whole genome shotgun sequence genome, one interval contains:
- the LOC139155431 gene encoding olfactory receptor 1G1-like gives MGYDRYVAICHPLHYSRYLTKEVCNKMVGGAWLLGFFHSIGNALPLLNLNFCSNNVIKHYTCDLPPLLALSCTETLTNYIILLIFAFVLGFSSFLFGLLSYIRIISTILKIKSAKGRQKAFSTCSSHLIVVGLFYLTSFVHYMKPNSDSLIDLDKVISIQYSILTPMLNPIIYSLKNKEIKSVLLKMFGKRRAIHYP, from the coding sequence ATGGGTTATGACCGATATGTGGCTATATGTCACCCACTACACTACAGCAGATACTTGACAAAAGAGGTATGTAATAAAATGGTAGGTGGTGCTTGGCTCCTGGGTTTCTTTCATTCTATAGGCAATGCCCTTCCTTTGCTAAATCTCAATTTTTGCAGCAACAATGTCATTAAACACTATACTTGTGATCTTCCTCCACTCTTGGCTTTGTCTTGTACAGAGACTCTCACTAATTACATTATTCTTCTAATATTTGCATTTGTATTAGGTTTTAGCTCATTTCTTTTCGGCTTGCTCTCTTACATTCGCATCATTTCAACCATCCTAAAAATTAAATCAGCAAAAGGCCGGCAAAAAGCTTTCTCCACATGTAGCTCCCATCTTATTGTTGTGGGTTTATTTTACCTTACATCTTTTGTTCACTATATGAAGCCAAATTCAGATTCACTCATAGATCTGGACAAAGTAATCTCTATTCAATATAGCATTTTAACCCCAATGTTAAACCCTATCATTTACAGTCTGAAAAACAAGGAGATCAAATCAGTTTTATTGAAAATGTTTGGAAAACGGAGGGCCATTCATTACCCCTGA
- the LOC139155374 gene encoding olfactory receptor 5B12-like — protein MENQTDSLVFLFLGLYSDPQLQIFLFLIFSIIFLLTLSGNITIILIIRMDPSLSAPMYYFLSHLSFVDICYSADIVPKMLTNFLMKHKKIYFTSCVTQMFFSLLLSVTEVFILSAMAYDRYSAVCHPLHYIMVMNKALCTYLVIGAWLMGLLFATINTVPIFGIQFCGLPEIKHFSCELPLLLKASCSDTFLNNCILLFSVLIFGLGSFLPTLVSYIHIIISIMKIHTSEGRRKTFSTCSSHLIVVGLLYMTGMSQYMKPRNVSSVIVDELFSIQYSILTPMLNPIIYSLKNEEVKRALRRIFTKK, from the coding sequence ATGGAGAACCAAACTGATTCATTGGTCTTCCTTTTTCTTGGACTTTACAGTGATCCTCAACTCCAGATTTTCCTTTTCTTGATCTTTTCAATCATTTTTCTACTCACACTGTCAGGAAACATTACAATAATTTTGATAATAAGAATGGATCCTTCTCTCTCTGCACCCATGTATTATTTCCTCTCTCATTTGTCTTTTGTTGATATCTGTTACTCTGCCGATATTGTCCCTAAGATGTTAACCAACTTTCTTATGAAACATAAGAAAATATACTTCACCAGCTGTGTTACACAAATGTTTTTCAGTCTTCTATTAAGTGTTACAGAAGTTTTTATACTTTCAGCAATGGCATATGATAGATATAGTGCTGTTTGTCACCCGCTTCATTACATAATGGTCATGAATAAAGCACTATGTACTTACCTGGTTATAGGAGCATGGCTAATGGGTTTATTGTTTGCAACCATAAACACAGTTCCCATATTCGGCATACAGTTTTGTGGCCTTCCTGAAATTAAGCACTTCAGCTGTGAACTTCCACTGCTTTTGAAAGCATCTTGTTCTGACACTTTTCTTAATAATTGTATTCTTCTATTTTCTGTATTGATTTTTGGACTTGGTTCCTTCTTACCAACTTTGGTCTCCTATATCCACATCATCATCAGCATCATGAAGATCCATACTTCAGAAGGCAGAAGAAAAACTTTCTCCACCTGCAGCTCTCATCTCATTGTGGTGGGTTTGCTATATATGACAGGAATGTCTCAGTACATGAAACCTAGAAATGTTTCTTCAGTTATAGTAGATGAGCTTTTCTCTATTCAGTACAGTATTTTGACTCCCATGTTGAACCCAATTATCTATAGTCTGAAAAATGAAGAAGTGAAGAGAGCACTTAGAAGAATATTTACAAAAAAGTAA
- the LOC139155384 gene encoding olfactory receptor 5A2-like, translated as MENQTDSLDFLFLGLSSDPQLQIFLFLIFSIIFLLTLSGNITMILIVRMDPTLSAPMYYFLSHLSFVDICYSADIVPKMLKDFLMKHKKICFTNCVTQMFFSLLLSVTEVFILSAMAYDRYSAVCHPLHYIMVMNKALCIYLVVGAWLMGLLAAIINTVPIFVLQFCGLREINNFRCELPSLLKASCSNTFINDWILLFTVMIFGLGSFLPTLVSYIHIITSILKIHSAEGRRKTFSTCSSHLTVLGLLYMTGMSQFIKPRNVSSTTLDKLFSIQYSILTPMLNPIIYSLKNEEVKRALRRIITKR; from the coding sequence ATGGAAAACCAAACTGATTCATTGGACTTCCTTTTTCTTGGACTTTCCAGTGATCCTCAActccagatttttcttttcttgatcTTTTCAATCATTTTTCTACTAACACTCTCAGGAAACATCACAATGATTTTGATTGTAAGAATGGATCCTACTCTCTCTGCACCCATGTATTATTTCCTTTCTCATTTGTCTTTTGTTGATATCTGTTACTCAGCAGATATTGTCCCTAAGATGTTAAAGGACTTTCTTATGAAACATAAGAAAATTTGCTTCACCAACTGTGTTACACAAATGTTTTTCAGTCTTCTATTAAGTGTTACAGAAGTTTTTATACTTTCAGCAATGGCATATGATAGATATAGTGCTGTTTGTCACCCGCTTCATTACATAATGGTCATGAATAAAGCACTATGTATTTACCTGGTTGTAGGAGCATGGCTAATGGGTTTATTGGCTGCAATCATAAACACAGTTCCCATATTTGTCTTACAGTTTTGTGGCCTTCGAGAAATTAATAACTTCAGATGTGAACTTCCATCGCTATTGAAAGCATCTTGTTCTAATACTTTTATTAATGATTGGATTCTTTTATTTACTGTGATGATTTTTGGACTTGGTTCCTTCTTACCAACTTTGGTCTCCTATATCCACATTATCACCAGTATCCTGAAGATACATTCCGCAGAGGGCAGAAGAAAAACTTTTTCCACCTGCAGCTCTCATTTAACTGTATTGGGTTTGCTATACATGACAGGAATGTCTCAGTTCATAAAACCTAGAAATGTTTCTTCAACTACACTAGATAAGCTTTTCTCTATCCAGTATAGCATTTTGACCCCCATGCTGAACCCAATTATTTATAGTCTGAAAAACGAAGAAGTGAAAAGGGCACTTAGAAGAATAATTACAAAAAGGTAA
- the LOC139155382 gene encoding olfactory receptor 5A2-like: protein MENQTDSLVFLFLGLSNDPQLKILLFLIFSIIFLITLSGNITIILIIRMDPSLSAPMYYFLSHLSFVDICYSADIVPKMLKDFLMKHKKICFTNCVTQIFFSLLLSVTEVFILSAMAYDRYSAVCHPLHYVMIMNKALCTYLLIGAWLMGLLAAIINTVPIFGLQFCGLREINNFRCELLLLLKASCSDTFLNDWILLFSVLIFGLGSFLPILVSYIHIISSIMKMHSTEGRRKTFSTCSSHLTVLGLLYMTGISQYMKPRRVSSTTLDKLFSIQYSILTPMLNPIIYSLKNQEVKRALRRIITKK, encoded by the coding sequence ATGGAGAACCAAACTGATTCATTGGTCTTCCTTTTTCTTGGACTTTCCAATGATCCTCAACTAAAGATTCTTCTTTTCTTGATCTTTTCAATCATCTTTCTAATAACACTGTCAGGAAACATCACAATAATTTTGATCATAAGAATGGATCCTTCTCTCTCTGCACCGATGTATTATTTCCTCTCTCATCTGTCCTTTGTTGATATCTGTTATTCTGCAGATATTGTCCCTAAGATGTTAAAGGACTTTCTTATGAAACATAAGAAAATTTGCTTCACCAACTGTGTTACACAAATCTTTTTCAGTCTTCTATTAAGCGTTACAGAAGTTTTTATACTTTCAGCAATGGCATATGATAGATACAGTGCTGTTTGTCACCCGCTTCATTACGTAATGATCATGAATAAAGCACTGTGTACTTACCTGCTTATAGGAGCATGGCTAATGGGTTTATTGGCTGCAATCATAAACACTGTTCCTATATTTGGCTTACAGTTTTGTGGCCTTCGAGAAATTAATAACTTCAGATGTGAACTTCTATTGCTATTGAAAGCATCTTGTTCTGACACTTTTTTAAATGATTggattcttttattttctgtgtTGATTTTTGGACTTGGTTCCTTCTTACCAATTTTGGTCTCCTACATCCACATCATCTCCAGTATCATGAAGATGCATTCCACAGAGGGCAGAAGAAAAACTTTCTCCACCTGCAGCTCTCATCTAACTGTGTTGGGTTTGCTATACATGACAGGAATTTCTCAATACATGAAACCTAGAAGAGTTTCTTCAACTACACTAGACAAGCTTTTCTCTATTCAGTATAGCATTTTGACCCCCATGCTGAACCCAATTATTTATAGTCTGAAAAACCAAGAAGTGAAGAGAGCACTTAGAAGAATAATTACAAAAAAGTAA
- the LOC139155383 gene encoding olfactory receptor 8H3-like: MENQNATMTSFALLGFSYSITINCCSNRRVNTFLFLVFLLMYTLTLLGNIIILEVTNHLQSPMYFFIMHLAFIDICFSSITVPKLLVIFWTRQTISYYGCFIQMFFVFVTGSTEDYVLAAMAYDRYAAICKPLHYVQIVSKACCRWLVGGAWAIGFLCAMINILPALKLDFCESNFIRDFSCEFPSVLALSCTETSSNWMAFLISGGAVSGCSLIIILLSYIHIISTILKLNSVEAKQKTFSTCSSHIIVVVLYYGTACFRNMRPSSASSVIVDELFSIQYKISTPMLNPLIYSLKNREVKEAIKKLMGYKPL, encoded by the exons atggaaaatcaGAATGCCACCATGACATCTTTTGCCCTTCTGGGATTTTCCTACAGCATTACAattaactgctgttct aacaggagggttaaTACTTTCCTCTTCTTGGTATTTTTGCTTATGTATACCTTAACTTTATTGGGAAATATCATAATTTTGGAAGTCACCAATCATCTCCAAAGCCCCATGTACTTTTTTATAATGCATCTTGCTTTCATTGATATATGTTTTTCTTCCATCACTGTGCCAAAGCTGCTGGTGATTTTCTGGACAAGACAGACTATTTCTTATTATGGATGCTTTATTcagatgttttttgtttttgtcacAGGAAGCACTGAAGATTACGTCCTTGCTGCAATGGCCTATGACCGATATGCTGCCATTTGCAAGCCGCTCCATTATGTTCAAATTGTGAGCAAAGCATGTTGTAGGTGGCTGGTGGGTGGAGCATGGGCAATTGGTTTCTTATGTGCCATGATAAATATATTACCTGCTTTGAAACTAGACTTCTGTGAGTCAAATTTTATTAGGGATTTCAGCTGTGAATTTCCATCTGTGCTTGCCTTATCCTGCACAGAAACATCCTCCAATTGGATGGCATTTCTGATATCTGGTGGTGCTGTTTCTGGTTGTTCATTGATCATCATTCTTCTCTCCTACATCCATATCATTTCAACCATCCTGAAGTTGAACTCAGTGGAAGCAAAACAGAAAACATTCTCTACCTGTAGTTCTCACATTATTGTTGTGGTTTTGTATTATGGCACTGCCTGTTTCAGGAATATGAGGCCGAGCTCAGCTTCCTCAGTTATTGTCGATGAACTTTTCTCTATTCAGTATAAGATTTCAACACCCATGCTGAACCCCCTAATCTACAGCCTGAAAAACAGGGAAGTGAAGGAAGCCATCAAAAAATTAATGGGCTACAAACCCTTGTAA